The genomic stretch GATTTACGCGGGTCTACGCCCAGGTTTACAGCAACGTCAAACGACTCGCTGAACTTGACAGTCGACAGCTCGGCCAGCAGTGCAGCGGCGTCTACAAAGTTGTAGGCCTTGCCTGCTTCGATTTTGCCGGCGATAGCCTTTTGACGCTTGGTCAGCTTAGCCATTACACACCCTCCACGTTAAGGCCCATGCTACGAGCAGAACCGGCGATAGTACGCACGGCTGCATCCATATCAGCTGCAGTCAGATCCGCGTTTTTGGTTTTCGCGATTTCTTCCAGCTGAGCACGGGTAACAGTGCCAACCTTAACGGTGTTCGGACGAGCGGAACCGCTGGTCAGACCGGCCGCCTTCTTCAGCAGAACCGAAGCAGGGGTGGATTTGGTTTCGAAAGTGAAGCTACGGTCGCTGTAGACAGTGATGATCACTGGAGTCGGCAGACCAGCTTCCAGACCCTGGGTACGGGCGTTGAAAGCTTTGCAGAATTCCATGATGTTCACGCCGTGCTGACCCAGAGCAGGACCAACAGGTGGACTTGGGTTAGCCTGAGCGGCCTTCACTTGCAGCTTGATGTAAGCGGTAATCTTCTTGGCCATGAGGCACTCCAATTACGGGTTCGATCGCCTCGAAAGGCTCCCCGGTTACTTGCGCGTTTATCCCAGTGACGACAAAACCCCACAGCCTATGGCTGCGGGGTTGGGATGCTTGTCCAGTTAGACCTTTTCGACCTGACTGAACTCCAACTCTACCGGAGTAGAGCGACCGAAAATGAGCACCGCCACTTGGATCCGGCTCTTTTCGTAGTTAACTTCTTCAACAACACCGTTAAAGTCAGCGAAAGGACCGTCATTGACACGAACGGTTTCACCTGGCTCGAACAACGTCTTCGGCTTCGGCTTGTCGCTACCGTCAGCAACGCGACGCAGGATCGCCTCTGCTTCTTTATCAGTGAT from Pseudomonas allokribbensis encodes the following:
- the rplK gene encoding 50S ribosomal protein L11, with the translated sequence MAKKITAYIKLQVKAAQANPSPPVGPALGQHGVNIMEFCKAFNARTQGLEAGLPTPVIITVYSDRSFTFETKSTPASVLLKKAAGLTSGSARPNTVKVGTVTRAQLEEIAKTKNADLTAADMDAAVRTIAGSARSMGLNVEGV